A single region of the Amphiprion ocellaris isolate individual 3 ecotype Okinawa chromosome 4, ASM2253959v1, whole genome shotgun sequence genome encodes:
- the grhprb gene encoding glyoxylate reductase/hydroxypyruvate reductase b, whose protein sequence is MWCSRMALPRLQRIAVAPLNAAGGLTSKVQREMSTLPRVYVTRQIPPEGLKILKDSGQVQFELWDSDDPVPRKELLQKVKGVDGLLCVLTEKIDAELLDAAGPNLKVLSTMSVGFDHLSLEELKKRGIRVGYTPDVLTDAVAELTVALLLTTSRRLIEATHEAKTGGWGTWRTLWLCGHELANSTVGIFGLGRIGVAIAERLAPFKVKKFIYTDMAPRPELASAINAEFVSFDELAKQSDFLAVCCALTPETKEICNKNLFSKMKNTSIFINTSRGGVVNQEDLYEALSTGQIAGAGLDVTVPEPLPTSHPLFTLKNCVILPHIASASYTTRNAMSSLAANNLLLGLRGQPMIKELKL, encoded by the exons ATGTGGTGCAGTCGTATGGCACTGCCTCGGCTCCAGAGGATCGCCGTTGCTCCTTTGAATGCCGCTGGAGGTTTAACAAGCAAAGTGCAGAGGGAGATGTCGACCCTGCCACGAGTGTATGTCACCCGACAGATCCCACCTGAGGGCCTGAAGATCCTCAAAGACTCTGGACA GGTACAGTTCGAGCTGTGGGATTCAGATGACCCAGTGCCCAGGAAGGAGCTGCTTCAGAAGGTCAAAGGCGTTGATGGTCTGCTCTGCGTCCTGACAGAAAAGATTGATGCAGAATTGTTGGATGCTGCAG GTCCTAACCTGAAGGTTCTTAGTACTATGTCAGTGGGTTTTGATCATCTGTCcttggaggagctgaagaaaaG aggGATCCGTGTCGGTTACACCCCTGATGTTCTGACAGATGCTGTTGCTGAGCTGACTGTGGCTCTGCTGCTCACAACCTCCAGgaggctcatagaggccacacACGAAGCCAAGAC TGGTGGCTGGGGCACATGGAGAACTCTGTGGCTGTGTGGACATGAGCTGGCCAACAGCACTGTGGGTATTTTTGGTTTAGGGAGGATCG GCGTGGCTATCGCTGAGCGTCTGGCACCTTTCAAAGTAAAGAAGTTCATCTACACAGACATGGCTCCCAGGCCTGAGCTGGCCAGTGCCATCAATGCTGAATTTG TGTCTTTCGATGAGCTGGCAAAGCAGTCAGACTTCCTGGCTGTGTGCTGCGCTTTAACACCGGAGACAAAGGAGATCTGCAACAAGAATCTCTTCTCCAAGATGAAAAACACCTCCATCTTTATCAACACCAGCAG AGGTGGAGTGGTGAACCAGGAAGACCTGTATGAGGCTCTGTCCACTGGCCAGATAGCAGGAGCTGGATTAGATGTCACTGTCCCAGAGCCCCTGCCCACCAGCCATCCACTGTTTACCCTCAAAAACTGCG TGATTCTTCCACATATTGCTAGCGCCTCGTATACAACCCGTAATGCCATGTCCAGCCTGGCAGCAAACaacctcctcctcggcctgcgGGGTCAGCCGATGATCAAAGAGCTCAAGCTTTAA
- the uba6 gene encoding ubiquitin-like modifier-activating enzyme 6, with the protein MAADLMEIDDSLYSRQRYVLGDSAMHQMAQSSVFLSGMGGLGVEIAKNIVLAGVKAVTLHDTKQCETWDLGSNFFIHKEDVVSQRRRVEAVSPRVAELNPYVHVDTCSSALDDNTDLSFLRKYQCVILTEARLSLQKRVNEFCHSQQPPIRFIGCDAYGICVRVFCDFGGEFEVSDPTGEEPKEIFIQSITQDSPGVVTCMDNQPHGLQTGQSVVFREVSGMMELNSTARQVSVLSPHSFAIGDTSQLQPYAHGGFFVLVKTPKTYKFETMEQQLCDPQVLTPDFSKPEAPLQIHAAMLALDTFQEQHSRLPNIGCLQDAEALLKLTEEVNATLKSKTPVNTELVRCLSRTARGTLPPLAAAVGGVASQEVLKAITGKFAPLQQWLYLDAIEVVRPLQSLSAEDFFPRGDRYDGLRACIGESMCLELHKLRVFMVGCGAIGCEMLKNFALLGVGLTKSSGEVCITDPDLIEKSNLNRQFLFRPHHIQKPKSTTAAEATHDINPDLQVDAHLNKVCPATENIYSDSFFTSLNLVVTALDNVEARRYVDSRCVSNQRPLLDSGTMGTKGHTEIIVPNLTESYNSHRDPPEEEIPFCTLKSFPSVIEHTIQWARDKFENAFVHKPSMYSSFWQTHSSAEVVLQRMQAGESLEGSFQVIKLLSRRPSQWEQCVTIARLKFEKYFKRKALQLLHSFPLDTRLKDGSLFWQSPKRPPAPIDFDLNDSLHFTFIVSTARLFAGIYNIPYSETDLSEEAVTRILSDVKIPEYKPSEKCIETDETAKKPDQMKMPVSSEEEREAIIQLEQAIATDRVTPEGLQMTPLQFEKDDDSNGHLDFVTSASSLRARMYSIEPADRLKTKRIAGKIIPAIATATAAVAGLVALELIKVVGGYGFESFKNCFFNLAIPVVVLTEPAPVKQTLIRNNIYFSIWDCWTIFGHEDFTLSDFMNAVREKYGIEPTMVVHGVKMLYVPVMPGHSKRLKLTMQKLIKPSVDRRYVDLTVSFAPEADGDEDLPGPPVRYYFSPDGETP; encoded by the exons ATGGCTGCAGACTTGATGGAGATTGACGACTCGCTTTACAG CCGCCAGCGATATGTGCTTGGAGACAGTGCTATGCACCAGATGGCCCAGTCCTCAGTCTTTCTCAGTGGAATGGGAGGACTGGGAGTGGAGATAG CAAAGAACATCGTCCTGGCTGGTGTAAAG GCAGTTACCCTTCATGACACAAAGCAGTGTGAGACGTGGGATCTTGGCTCCAACTTCTTTATTCACAAAGAGGATGTTGTGAGCCAGAGGAGGAG GGTGGAGGCGGTGAGCCCTCGTGTCGCAGAGTTGAACCCTTATGTCCATGTTGACACGTGTTCCTCTGCTCTGGATGATAACACTGATCTAAGTTTTCTCAGAAAGTATCAG TGTGTGATTTTAACTGAGGCCAGACTGAGTCTACAGAAAAGAGTAAATGAGTTCTGCCACTCACAACAACCCCCCATCAGA TTCATTGGCTGTGATGCGTATGGCATCTGCGTGCgggtgttttgtgattttggaggAGAGTTTGAGGTATCAGATCCCACAGGAGAGGAGCCCAAGGAGATTTTCATCCAAAGCATCACTCAG GACAGTCCTGGGGTGGTAACTTGCATGGACAACCAACCCCATGGCCTGCAGACAGGCCAGAGTGTTGTCTTCAGAGAGGTCAGCGGTATGATGGAACTCAACAGCACTGCACGACAGGTCTCAG TTCTTTCCCCTCACAGTTTTGCAATAGGAGACACATCCCAACTACAACCATATGCACATGGAGGTTTCTTTGTCCTGGTGAAAACTCCGAAGACATATAAATTT GAAACAATGGAGCAACAGTTGTGTGATCCTCAGGTTCTGACGCCAGACTTCAGTAAGCCAGAG GCTCCATTACAGATCCACGCAGCTATGTTGGCACTGGACACCTTTCAGGAGCAGCACAGTAGACTTCCTAACATCGG atgtttacAGGATGCAGAGGCTTTATTAAAGCTGACTGAGGAAGTGAATGCAACTCTTAAGAGCAAA ACCCCTGTAAACACTGAATTGGTGCGTTGCCTGTCGAGGACGGCAAGGGGAACTCTTCCTCCATTAGCAGCAGCTGTAGGAGGCGTAGCCAGTCAGGAAGTTCTTAAGGCCATCACAGGAAAGTTTGCACCACTGCAGCAATGG TTGTATCTTGATGCCATCGAGGTAGTCAGACCACTTCAGTCTCTTTCTGCTGAGGATTTTTTCCCTAGAGGTGATCGATACGATGGATTACGAGCTTGCATTGGTGAATCGATGTGTCTTGAACTACACAAGCTCAGGGTCTTTATG GTTGGCTGTGGTGCCATAGGCTGCGAGATGCTAAAAAACTTTGCCCTGCTTGGGGTGGGGTTGACCAAGAGCTCAGGAGAG GTGTGCATCACAGACCCAGACCTCATAGAAAAGTCTAACCTCAACAGGCAGTTTCTCTTCAGACCACATCATATACAG aAACCCAAAAGTACCACAGCAGCAGAAGCCACTCATGACATCAACCCAGACCTGCAGGTGGATGCTCACCTCAACAAGGTGTGTCCTGCTACTGAGAACATCTACAGTGACTCCTTCTTCACCAGCCTGAACCTAGTGGTTACTGCGCTAGACAACGTGGAGGCAAGGAGATATGTTGACAG ccgcTGCGTATCCAATCAGAGACCCCTGCTGGACTCTGGTACCATGGGAACTAAAGGACACACAGAAATCATTGTGCCAAACTTGACAGAGTCCTACAATAGCCAT AGGGACCCTCCAGAAGAGGAGATCCCGTTCTGCACTCTCAAGTCTTTCCCTTCTGTTATAGAGCACACCATCCAGTGGGCTAGAGATAAG TTTGAGAATGCTTTTGTGCACAAGCCCTCCATGTACAGCTCGTTCTGGCAGACCCACTCCTCGGCTGAAGTAGTGCTACAG aGGATGCAGGCGGGAGAAAGTCTGGAAGGGTCATTCCAGGTCATTAAGCTGCTGAGCAGACGGCCGAGTCAGTGGGAACAGTGCGTCACCATTGCTCGTCTGAAATTTGAAAAGTATTTCAAGAGAAAG GCCCTACAACTGTTGCACTCTTTCCCCCTGGACACAAGGTTAAAAGATGGAA GTTTGTTTTGGCAATCCCCCAAAAGACCTCCAGCACCTATTGATTTTGACTTGAACGATTCTTT GCACTTCACTTTCATTGTCAGCACTGCCCGGCTCTTCGCAGGGATTTATAACATCCCTTACTCAGAAACG GATCTTTCTGAAGAGGCAGTGACCAGGATTCTGTCCGACGTCAAGATTCCCGAGTACAAGCCCTCAGAGAAA TGCATAGAGACAGATGAGACAGCAAAGAAGCCTGATCAGATGAAGATGCCTGTAAGCAGTGAAGAGGAGAGGGAGGCCATCATACAGCTGGAACAGGCCATTGCTACTGACAGGGTCACACCAG AGGGCTTACAGATGACGCCCCTTCAGTTTGAAAAGGACGACGACAGCAACGGTCACTTGGATTTTGTCACATCGGCATCATCTCTCagagccaggatgtactccatcGAACCTGCGGACAGACTGAAGACCAAACGCATCGCTGGCAAGATCATCCCTGCTATCGCCACGGCAACAGCTGCTGTTGCTGGACTG GTGGCCCTGGAGTTGATTAAGGTGGTTGGAGGCTATGGGTTTGAATCTTTCAAGAACTGCTTCTTTAACTTGGCCATACCTGTGGTTGTGCTCACTGAGCCTGCTCCAGTCAAACAGACACTCATCAG GAACAACATCTACTTCTCCATTTGGGACTGTTGGACTATATTTGGCCACGAGGACTTCACTCTCTCTGACTTCATGAATGCAGTCAGG GAAAAGTATGGAATTGAGCCCACTATGGTGGTCCATGGTGTGAAGATGCTCTATGTGCCTGTGATGCCTGGACACTCGAAGAGACTCAAACTGAC GATGCAGAAGCTGATCAAGCCATCGGTGGACCGGCGCTATGTTGACCTCACAGTATCCTTCGCTCCAGAAGCGGACGGAGACGAGGACCTCCCTGGTCCCCCTGTCAGGTACTACTTCAGCCCCGATGGCGAGACGCCGTGA